Proteins found in one Longimicrobium terrae genomic segment:
- a CDS encoding response regulator transcription factor, which translates to MPAHILVVDDEPDISALVAYHLARESYRVRTASSGPEAIRATEVERPDLIVLDLMLPGMSGLAVLEELRRRPETLDIPVILLTARREEQDRIAGLRLGADDYVSKPFSPQELILRVGAVLRRVQQAPPVVKGGKVVRVGPFNVDSGAARAQVEGRDLDLTPTEYRLLMTLMERRGRVQSRRQLLEAVWEVTANIATRTVDMHVQRLRSKLGDEADWIETVRGFGYRFRNEPPR; encoded by the coding sequence ATGCCCGCACACATCCTGGTGGTGGATGACGAGCCGGATATTTCCGCGCTGGTGGCCTACCATCTCGCCCGCGAGTCGTACCGGGTGCGCACCGCCAGCAGCGGCCCGGAAGCCATCCGCGCCACCGAGGTGGAGCGCCCCGACCTGATCGTTCTTGACCTCATGCTCCCCGGCATGTCCGGGCTGGCCGTGCTGGAGGAACTGCGCCGCCGCCCGGAAACGCTGGACATTCCCGTCATACTGCTTACCGCGCGGCGCGAGGAGCAGGATCGCATCGCCGGGCTGCGGCTGGGCGCCGACGACTACGTCAGCAAGCCGTTCTCTCCGCAGGAGCTGATTCTGCGCGTGGGCGCGGTGCTTCGCCGGGTGCAGCAGGCGCCGCCGGTGGTTAAGGGCGGCAAGGTGGTGCGTGTGGGCCCCTTCAACGTGGACAGCGGCGCCGCGCGGGCCCAGGTGGAGGGCCGCGACCTGGATCTGACGCCCACCGAGTACCGCCTGCTGATGACGCTCATGGAGCGCCGCGGCCGCGTGCAGAGCCGGCGCCAGCTTCTGGAAGCGGTTTGGGAAGTTACGGCCAACATCGCAACGCGCACGGTGGACATGCACGTGCAGCGGCTTCGCAGCAAGCTGGGCGACGAGGCGGACTGGATTGAGACGGTGCGCGGGTTCGGATACCGCTTCCGCAACGAGCCCCCGCGCTGA